The sequence GCCTGTGCATCCCCCTGACCGAACTCTGTAATGAAATTGCTGACAGAACTTACCGTTGCAGATTCTTTGTCCCATTTTCTTTGCGCCTGCCACGTCGCGTTATCCGTTGCCATCAGAATTCCGGTCATCGCCGCAATCGCCGAATACTCGCCAATCTTGTCGCTGCGAAAGGTGATGTTGTAGAATTTTGCCCAGTCACCAGGGACATTCGTCACCATCGAATACCAGAGCGGTTTTCCGTTTGGGTTTTGCGGGAATGGCAGTGAAGAGTCGGCGGAATCTGCCCGGGGTGGTTGACTCGAAGAAGTGTCTGGACGATCGCTCGAAGGCTGGCCGGCCGATGCAATGGAGATCAGAAGAGCAGAGGAGAACAACACCGCAATAGTTCTAACAATAAAACTCGATCCCAAGAACGTTCTACTCAAATTGACCCGAAAAATTAGAGCGAAATTGCAATAAAATCAATAACGTACATCGGTAAAAGTACTGAATAATTTCGTTAGACACAATATTTGTCGATCGGTTTGAATGTACAAGGCAAGGGGGAAAAAATCGGTCAGCCCGGGCCGGCCATGGTGTTGGCGAAGGAGAGGCGGGAAGAATGGTAGAAAGCAAAAGGGCGGCGATGGTACGCCGCCCTTTTCTTCCTGAAATGATAGACCTAAACCTTCACACGGGACATCGTGTCTCGCATCCGGTCGATCTGCAATTCCAGATTGCGCATATCCGGCATAATGTCGGGACGCGGAACTCTCAGTTGAATTCCTTCAGGTCCAAAGCCTTCCATGCCGGGAGCATTCTCGAAACGGAAATTAAAGGAAGAAGGGGCATCGTTGTCCTCAATCTCCACGGTCAATGTCGTGGGGGCTCCTTTTCGGATGACCTGCACGTCGACTTTATCCCCGGTATCGACGTCCTCCAGCGCATCAGAAAGGTCACGCAGTTCTTCCACCGTGTTTTTGTTGACCTTCGTGATGACATCTCCCGCCTTGAACCCGGCTTTGGCTCCCGCACTTTTCTTGTCCACCGCTTCGACCAGCAGCCCTCTTCCGTTCGGCGCTCCAAAATATTCACCCAACTGCTCGTTCAATTCTGAGAGCTGAAGACCCCAGGTTTTTTCCATGCCGAAAATGTTCATGCGCCGTGCCATGGGGGGAGCAAAGGCGAATGCTTCCGCGTGTCTCTCATGAGGGGGTTTCCCGACTGAAATTGCGAGCGATTTCTTTTCACTATCTCGCAATACGACAACTGTGGTCTTTGTGCCTGGTTTAGTCTTTTGTACAATGTGTAAAAGCTCGCCGGCATCGTCGATCGCCTTGCCGTTGAACTCGACAATAACGTCTCCCGCTTTAACTCCTGCAGAATCTGCCGGGCTGTCGTCGAGAACGTCGCTGACATATGCTCCGTTGTTGTCCTTCAGATTCTTCTTCTTTTCCAATTTTGGTGTAATGTCCTGGATCGAAACTCCGAGCCATCCGCCGTGCTGATGGCCGCCGGTGCTGAAAACCTGGATATTACCGTTGTGTTCTCCCGCGTAAGCGGACGCGCCGTAGTAAAGGAATGGAACGCACGCCATCAATGCAAGAGAGAGCATCGATTTTTTCATGATACACTCCTTATGATGTTTGGTAAACAAACTCGTTTGGGCCCATCGTTAATCATATAGACGAGCCCGCTGGGCGTTCGTTCCATTGTTAAGAACAATATTCGGGAAATTCAATCGCCGAAACATATGCCAAGGTCCCGGGCGGTCACGACGGTGTCGCAGTCGAGGGGGACTGTTTTCATCCGGTTGGTTGCTTCAGCCAGCGGCACATACCGGACCGTCGGCGGGTCGAGTGCGACCATCACTCCTGATTTTCCCTCTTCCAGCGCCCGCACCGCAGCGGCTCCAAATCGGAGCGAGATGAGCCGGTCGAATGTTGTCGGAGTGCCGCCTCGCAGCAGATGCCCGAGAACGACCAGCCGGGTTTCTTTTCCGGTGATCTCCTGGATTTGGTGAGCGACCGTTTCGCCGGCCCCGCCAAGCCGCTCTGCGCGCCCCAATTGCTTTTCGATCACCGACGTTTTTCCGCCTATCGGCTTTGCCCCCTCGGCGACGACGACGATGGCAAAGTAACGATGCTGTTTATCCCTGTCCCTGACCTTTGCGGCGACTTTTGCGATGTCGTAGGGAATTTCCGGAATCAAGATCACATCGGCGGTTCCTGAAACGCCGCTGTTCAAAGCGATCCAGCCGGCATAACGCCCCATCACTTCCACCACCATGACCCGTTGATGCGCCTGCGCCGTGGAGTGGAGCCTGTCGATGCATTCAGTTGCGAACGAAACGGCCGTATCGAACCCAAATGTAATGACCGTCCTGTCGAGGTCGTTGTCGATGGTCTTCGGCACGCCGATGACTTGCAGTCCCTTCTTTTTGAATTCATTGGCTATCGTCAGAGATCCGTCGCCGCCGATCGCGATCAACGCATCGATCTTGTTCTTTTTGAACGCCTTCATGATCTCATCGGAGCGGTCCCGTTCATACCACGTCCCGTCCTTTCTTTGGGTCGGATATTTCAGCGGATTTCCTTTATTGGTTGTCCCCAAAATGGTCCCGCCGAGATGGGTGATACCCCTGACTTTGTCGTGGGTGAGATGAATTAAACCTCCGTCGGGATAGCGCTCGGGAAGGAACAATCCGTTGTATCCGTCGCGGATGCCGAACACTTCCCAGCCGCGTTTTTCCGCGGCAACCGCCGCGGCACGAATGACAGCATTAAGCCCGGGGGCATCGCCGCCCCCCGTGTTGATTGCAATGCGTTTGATCTTGTTTTTACTCATGGTGAATTCTCCGGAGAAGGTACGTCGCTTTGCACAGCGGATTCTTTTGGTTCGACGGTGCACCGATGCTGCGGACAGCATAGGTTCGTGAGAATGTATCAATACGTTGCCGTAATTGCAACGGTAAAAAGGGAGTACGGCCCGGAGCCCTTGAATATCGATGCTGCTTTATTTACATTCTTCCACATTATTTTGACGCGGTGTTGTGCGCCGCGTGTGGTGATCGGAGCATAAACAGGTCGAGAATGAAAAAGAGTATATCGGCAGGATTGATCGTCATCGGTTGTCTATTTGCATTTTCGTCGTGCGGGAAAAAAGCGGACGAGAAGAAGCACGCGAAGGTCATCGGCGTAACGCTTCTGACGCGCGGCCATATGTTTTACAAAGACCTTGAAGAAGGCCTTCGCTCGGAAGCGGCGAAGGATGATTACGAACTGATCGTAACGGCCGCCGAGTTCGATCTTGGAAAGCAGATCGCACAAATAGAGGATTTCGTCGCACGTAAAGTCGATGCGATCATCGTTTGCCCGGTCGATTCTAAAGGCGTCGGCAGCGGGATCAAAAGGGCCAACGACGCAAAGATTCCCGTGTTCACTGCCGATATCACTGCAATGGAAGGGAATGTCGTCAGCCATGTTGCTTCCGACAATGAGTTAGGCGGAAGACGGGCCGGTGAATATATCGCCAACCTTCTTCACGGCAAGGGGAAGGTCGCGATCATCGACCAGCCGATCCTTACCTCGGTCCTCGACCGAGTTGCCGGCTTCAAGAATGCGCTTGCCAAATATCCGGACATCAAGCTTGTGTCGGACGTCAACGGCGACGGTGTCCGGGATAGATCGCTCGAAGCGGCATCCGATATCCTCCAGGCGCACCCCGACCTTAACGGGATATTCGGAATCAACGATGAGTCTGCCCTCGGCGCGCTTGACGCCGTAATGGCCTTCAAGCGGATGAATATCGTCATCGTCGGATACGACGCAACGCCCCCGGCAGTCGACGCCATTCTGAAGGATACCCCGTTGAAAGCCGACATTATACAGTATCCGAAAAAGATCGGAGCTGCGACGATCTCCGCGATCAATGACTATTTTTCCGGCGCCCCGGTTCAAAAGCGGTATGCCGTCGAAGTCGGCATCGTTGACAGGGAAGCATTACAGAGGACAACCTCGCCGTAGCACATGCCCACGTTGCTCCGTTTGCAATGCGTTTCAAAAAGCTATCCCGGCGTCCGCGCGTTGAGCGAGGTCAATTTTGAATTGCGTCCGGGAGAGGTTCATTGCCTGGTCGGAGAGAACGGGGCGGGCAAGTCGACCCTGATGAAAATTCTTTCCGGAGCCCTCGCGAAGGACAGCGGAGAGATCGCGATCAACGGCATTCCCGTTCAAATCCATTCCCCCTCGGACGCACTCAAGCACGGCATTGGCATCATCTATCAGGATTTTAAGCTCGTCCCGGAATTGTCCGCTGCAGAAAATATTTATCTCGGCAAGGAGCCCCTCCGTGCAGGTTTTCCCTTTATCGATTCGGCGGCCATGCGCGATCGTGCGGGGGCTCAACTCGCCCTATTGGGGGAAGAGTTTGACTCTGCCCTTCCGGTTCGGATGCTGAGCGTCGCCCAACAGCAGATCGTCGAAATTGCCAAGGCCATTTCCCAGAAGGTGAAGATCCTCGCGCTCGATGAACCCTCGGCCCCTCTTACCGGCAAGGAGCTTGTCAAGCTCTTTGCCATCATTCGAAGACTGACTTCGGAAGGGGTCGGTGTCATTTATATCTCGCATCGGCTTGAAGAAATTTTCCAAATTGGGCATCGTGTCACCGTGCTCCGCGATGGAAAGGTCGTTGCCAGCTGTCCCGTCGCAGAAACGGAGAAAAGCACGCTCATCCAATGGATGGTCGGCCGCGACCTGGAAGACGAATACCCTCCCGCAACGCTGACAACCGGAGAGGAGCTCTTGCGGGTCGAAGATGTTCACGCCGGGATTCTCGCGGGCATAAACTTCTCGCTGCATCGCGGGGAAATTCTCGGCTTTGCCGGACTGGTTGGCGCCGGACGAACGGAGCTCGCGCGCGTGATCTTCGCAGCCGACGCGAAAGGATCAGGCCGGATCTTCCTCGACGGAGAAGAGATTCGCCCCCGCTCGCCGCGTGAAGCGATCGATCTCGGCATCGGACTTCTCACCGAAGACCGCAACCGGCTCGGACTCATCCCCGAGATGAATGTCATCGAGAATGTCACTCTTTCAAGCCTTTCAGATCTGGTGCGCGGCCCGTTCCTGGATACTGCCAAAGAAAACAGAGACGTTCAACGTCTGATAGAAAAGCTCCATATAAAAACGCAGGGAGGAAATAAACCGGTTGAAAACTTGAGCGGAGGTAATCGTCAAAAGGTCATCCTCGCTCGGTGGCTGCTGAAGCGGTCAAGAGTATTGATCTTTGATGAACCCACCGCCGGGATCGATGTTGGCGCAAAGTATGAGATCTACTCGCTGATCAATGCCCTGGCGCAGGAAGGAGTCGGCATTATGATGATCTCATCCGACCTTCCTGAACTTCTCGGAATCTGCACAAGAATTATTGTCATGCGTGACGGGACCATCGCCGGTGAATTTGGCCGGAGTGAGGCAACGCAGGAAAAGATCATGGCGATGGCAACCGGGTTGGCGGAGGTATCGTATGGCCGCTGATCCGCGCCGCAATTTGTTTTCATCGATGGCCGCAAAGTTCGGTATAGGATTGACATTGGCCGTCGAAGTGATCATTTTCTCCCAGCTTTCCCCGTATTTCTTTACTGCTGAAAACATCCTGAACGTTTCTCTGCAGCTATCAATCACCGCTATTATTGCCGCCGGGATGACATTCGTGATCCTCACGTCAGGCATCGATCTATCGGTGGGAGCTCTTGTCGCTTTAACGGGAGTTGTTTCCGCCAGCATTGCGAAAATCTCCCTTCCGGTCGGTGTTACTCTTCCTCTTGCGATCGCCGCAGGGTTAACCATCGGGGCGCTCTCGGGGGCATTTGCCGGCGTATGTGTCACCCGCTTTTCCATCACGCCGTTCATCGCCACGCTTGCGCTCATGACGATCTTTCGGGGCGCTGCTTATATTTTCACGGACGGGAGGCCGATTTGGGAACTCCCCTCACAATTCAGCCAGCTTGCCGGCGGGAGGGTGTACGGAATTCCCTATCCGACGTTGATCATGGCTGTCGTTTTTGCGGTGGCATATGTCGTCTTGAAATGGACACGGTTCGGCCGTCATGTGTACGCAGTCGGCGGAAACAAAGAAGCGGCCCGGCTCGCGGGAATCGACACGGACCGAGTTCTGATCGGAGTGTACGTCATTTGCGGTGTGTTGACATCGCTGAGCGGAATTTTGCTGGCGTCGCGAGTCAATTCCGGGCAGCCGAACGCGGGGCTCATGTATGAACTGGACGTCATTGCTGCCGTTGTCGTCGGGGGAACGAGCTTGGCGGGGGGGCGGGGATCGATCGTCGGAACATTGCTCGGCGCTGTCCTGATCGGAGTGCTCCGGAACGGATTGAATCTGCTCGACGTCAATTCGTACGTCCAGCAAGTTGTTGTCGGATTTGTTATTCTTATAACGGTCATGATCGACCAGACGAGAAAAAAATAAGCTGCACCATGGTGTCACTTTGATTCTAAAGGAGTCGTTATGAAAAAAATGATCTCTCTTTGTGCCGTGTTGATTTTCCCGGTCGTTCTTATGGGACAGACAACCGTCGATAGGGTTGCCCGTGCGCTCGATTCAATGGCGATATTCCAGATGAATGACTGGAAGATGAGCTCCAACCTTAAGTACGGCGAGGTCACCGGAGATCCGACGCAACAAGGGTTCGATGATTCGCAGTGGCAAACCCTGAAGGTCTCACAGCGGGCGCGCGTCGATTCGTGCTGGCTGAGAAGGGAGATTGTGGTTCCCGAGTATATCCTCGGCAAAAAGGTCGGGGGCACCGTAAAATTTGTCGTGGCGGTCGACGAATACGGTTACGTGTGGATCAACGGGGCAAGCAAAGGATATTTTCCCGGGGACGGAGTTTTCGTTCTTTCGACCGATGCAAAGCCAGGCGACAGATTTCTTATCGCCATCCGCGCCGTCACGACGTGGGGGAGGCTCACATTACGGCGTGCAGAGATAGAGACACCGGGCACCGATACGATCCGTCAAGTGATCAAGGATTTTTCGTTGAGCATTCGCGTCGGTCAGGAACTCCTAAGCCTTGATACAAAGCAATCCACTCCTTATGACAACAAGGTGCAGGATTTCGGCATCGATAAATCGAAACTTGATAAAGGAGAGAAGATAAAACTGAACGGTCTGCTTCAGGAGCAGGCGGGGCGCCTCGACCTCGACGCCCTCCGTGCGATGTCGATGGACAAGTTTGTCGCTTCTCTCAATGATGTCCGTTCTCACTTGAAACCTGTCGGAACATTCGCCAAACGCTTTACTCTTTTGTTTGACGCAAATGCTCATATCGATGCCGCCTGGCTCTGGCGCGACAAAGAGACGGTCGAGGTCTGCAAGAACACCTTTACCTCGGTGCTGAACATGATGGACTCACACCCGGACTTTTCTTATACCCAAAGCGCTGCGCTCTATTATAAGTGGATGGAAGATAAATATCCTGACGTATTCAAACGAATTCAGCAGCGAGTGAAGGACGGACGGTGGGAGGTCGTGGGCGGGATGTGGGTCGAGCCGGATTGCAATTTGCCGAGCGGTGAATCTTGGATGCACCATCTGCTCATTTCTAAAAAATATTTCAAGGAGAAGCTGGATGCCGACGTCACCATCGGCTGGAACCCGGATTCCTTCGGCTACAATTGGAACATGCCGCAATTTTACCTCAATGCCGGGATCGATGCGTTCATCACACAAAAATTGGGCTGGAACGATACGAACATTTTCCCGTACCGTGTCTTTTGGTGGGAGGCGCCGGACGGGTCGCGCATTCTTACCTATTTCCCGTACGATTACGTGAATGAGATCGCTGACCCGTTCCAGCTCGCGGAATGGATGCGCCAATTCGAGGCCAATACCGGGTTCCTGAATATGATGGTTCTGTTCGGGGTGGGCGACCACGGAGGCGGGCCGACGGTCGAAATGCTGGACCGGATAGAACATTTGAAACATCTCGATATCTATCCTTCGATCCAATACTGCACGGCGGCCGAGTACCTTGGCTGGCTCAAGAAACAAAACCCCCGAGATATTCCGACATGGAATGACGAGTTGTATCTTGAATATCATCAGGGGACGTTCACCACCCAGGCCAAGATGAAGCTGTATAACCGGCAGAACGAGGCGCTGCTGACCTCCGCCGAAAAATTTTCAACCCTTGCGACCTTGTACGGCAAGAGTTACGAGCACCAGCTGATCAATGACGCCTGGAAGGACGTTCTCTTCAACCAGTTCCACGATATCCTTCCCGGGTCCGGGATACGGGAGAACTACATCGATGCGACGGAGCGGCATAAGGCTGCCGAAAAAGAGGGTTCGTATGTTTTGAAAAATTCTCTGGATGCGATTGCTTCCTCTATCAACACGGCGAAGATGGCGAAGGGAACTCCGTTGGTGGTGTTCAACCCCTTGTCGTGGGACCGGACTGACGTTGCCGCGTTCAAGCTCGCTGAGGGGGATACGAACCAGTACGCAGTGTTCGAGGCGAACGGCAAAGAGATCCCTTCCCAGATCATCAGCACGGGGCTGCTGGAAAGAAAAATAATTTTTGTCGCGTCGAACATTCCATCGGTCGGATTTAGAACATATGAACTGCGCAGACAGACGCCCGCTATTCAGGCGCGGACTCCGCTCGATAGCTCGTTGACGATCGAGAATGAGTTCTTCAAGGTGACTGTTGGGCGTGATTCGGGCTGGGTCAGAAGCATCGTCGACAAAGTAACGGGGCGGGAATTCCTTGGGGGCAACGGCAACAAGCTTGAGCTCCTCGAAGACAAACCGAAACAATGGGATGCATGGAACATCGGCTTGACGGGGAGGGAAAATCCCATCACGCTCCGCACGATCGAAGTGGTCGAACGAGGTCCTGTCCGAACCGTCATCCGGGTTACTCACGATTGTCTCGGCCCGAGTTTTCGGCGGGATTACCCGACGCCCGATTTCCCCAGTTCCTTTTTCACGCAGGACATCATTCTCTACAACGGAATTTACCGCGTCGATTTCAAGACCGACGTTGATTGGTGGGAAGAACATACGATGCTGAAGGTCGCGTTTCCGCTGGCGGTGACAGACACTGTCGCGACGTACGAAATTCCATACGGGACGATCCAGCGGTCCACGCAACTGCGGAATAGCTGGGAGAAAGCGAAGGTGGAAGTTCCCGCTGCCCGATGGGCGGATGTGTCGGGAGCATTGTGCGGCCTGAGCCTTTTGAATAGGTCGAAATACGGATACGACATCAAAGGACGCACAATGAGACTGTCGCTGCTGCGTTCTCCGTTGTGGCCGGACCCGACGGCTGACCGGGGAAAACATTCGATCGAATACAGTCTGTATCCTCATCCGGGCACATGGCGGCAGGCAAACACGGTAGGAGCGGCGTACGACTACAACAATCCGCTGATCGTCATCTCGACCGGAGTACAAAAAGGAAGGCTGGCTTCCTCGGGCTCACTCGTGCAGCTCAATTCGCCGAATCTCATACTGACGGTGTTGAAGAAAGCCGAAGATTCCGACGCATGGATCGTTCAATGGTACGAGTCAAGCGGCCAGGATTCCGAAGCGTTGCTGTCGCTTCCTGCAGCGCCGAAAAAAGTCGTGAGGTCAAATTTCCTCGAAGAGGACGGCACGCCAATTGCCGTCGAGGGAAGAATGGTGAGAGTTCAAACGAAGAAAAATTCAGTGGTGACGTTGAAGATCACCTTCTAAAGGTCACAATAGAAACATACGCTCCACAATGCGCCCTTTGCCGCTGCGGGCAACACTGCCGGCCGCAAAGGGCGCTGCTATGAAACCCCGTTATCGTTCAGGTTTATTTCCATCCGCATTCCCCGCTCTAATTAGTTCAAATAAAAGCAGTTAGACCCGGGGGCGATTCATCCCCTTCATTTTGCTTCGCGATCGGCATCTCCCCTCAAAAAATATCCTATTCTCTCTAATTTTTGGCCGGTACATGCCGATAATAGTCTTAGAAGCTCACAAGGCTTTCACAAAAGACGGGCACGGAAGCCCACTTCAATCCACAAACCATACTTACAAGGAGGTAGTTATGGCATCCACAGCTAGAATCAACACAAACATCGCTGCATTGAACGCCCTCAACGCGTTGAATTCAGTGAACGCGGATCTTCAAGTCCACCAATTGCGGTTAGCGTCCGGTAAACGCATCAATACCGCAGCGGATGATCCGTCAGGATTCGTTATTTCCAGCAAAATGGGCGGAACCCTCGCCGCGTTGAGTGCAGCGTCGGATAACGTCAGCTCTGCGCAGAACATCTATAACGTCGCAGAAGGCGGATATCAGACGATCGCCAACCTGATGACGCAGATCAAAGCTCAGCAAACCGAGTTCAATAACGGCGG comes from Bacteroidota bacterium and encodes:
- a CDS encoding PDZ domain-containing protein, with amino-acid sequence MKKSMLSLALMACVPFLYYGASAYAGEHNGNIQVFSTGGHQHGGWLGVSIQDITPKLEKKKNLKDNNGAYVSDVLDDSPADSAGVKAGDVIVEFNGKAIDDAGELLHIVQKTKPGTKTTVVVLRDSEKKSLAISVGKPPHERHAEAFAFAPPMARRMNIFGMEKTWGLQLSELNEQLGEYFGAPNGRGLLVEAVDKKSAGAKAGFKAGDVITKVNKNTVEELRDLSDALEDVDTGDKVDVQVIRKGAPTTLTVEIEDNDAPSSFNFRFENAPGMEGFGPEGIQLRVPRPDIMPDMRNLELQIDRMRDTMSRVKV
- a CDS encoding ATP-dependent 6-phosphofructokinase, which translates into the protein MSKNKIKRIAINTGGGDAPGLNAVIRAAAVAAEKRGWEVFGIRDGYNGLFLPERYPDGGLIHLTHDKVRGITHLGGTILGTTNKGNPLKYPTQRKDGTWYERDRSDEIMKAFKKNKIDALIAIGGDGSLTIANEFKKKGLQVIGVPKTIDNDLDRTVITFGFDTAVSFATECIDRLHSTAQAHQRVMVVEVMGRYAGWIALNSGVSGTADVILIPEIPYDIAKVAAKVRDRDKQHRYFAIVVVAEGAKPIGGKTSVIEKQLGRAERLGGAGETVAHQIQEITGKETRLVVLGHLLRGGTPTTFDRLISLRFGAAAVRALEEGKSGVMVALDPPTVRYVPLAEATNRMKTVPLDCDTVVTARDLGICFGD
- a CDS encoding substrate-binding domain-containing protein; the protein is MKKSISAGLIVIGCLFAFSSCGKKADEKKHAKVIGVTLLTRGHMFYKDLEEGLRSEAAKDDYELIVTAAEFDLGKQIAQIEDFVARKVDAIIVCPVDSKGVGSGIKRANDAKIPVFTADITAMEGNVVSHVASDNELGGRRAGEYIANLLHGKGKVAIIDQPILTSVLDRVAGFKNALAKYPDIKLVSDVNGDGVRDRSLEAASDILQAHPDLNGIFGINDESALGALDAVMAFKRMNIVIVGYDATPPAVDAILKDTPLKADIIQYPKKIGAATISAINDYFSGAPVQKRYAVEVGIVDREALQRTTSP
- a CDS encoding sugar ABC transporter ATP-binding protein, translating into MPTLLRLQCVSKSYPGVRALSEVNFELRPGEVHCLVGENGAGKSTLMKILSGALAKDSGEIAINGIPVQIHSPSDALKHGIGIIYQDFKLVPELSAAENIYLGKEPLRAGFPFIDSAAMRDRAGAQLALLGEEFDSALPVRMLSVAQQQIVEIAKAISQKVKILALDEPSAPLTGKELVKLFAIIRRLTSEGVGVIYISHRLEEIFQIGHRVTVLRDGKVVASCPVAETEKSTLIQWMVGRDLEDEYPPATLTTGEELLRVEDVHAGILAGINFSLHRGEILGFAGLVGAGRTELARVIFAADAKGSGRIFLDGEEIRPRSPREAIDLGIGLLTEDRNRLGLIPEMNVIENVTLSSLSDLVRGPFLDTAKENRDVQRLIEKLHIKTQGGNKPVENLSGGNRQKVILARWLLKRSRVLIFDEPTAGIDVGAKYEIYSLINALAQEGVGIMMISSDLPELLGICTRIIVMRDGTIAGEFGRSEATQEKIMAMATGLAEVSYGR
- a CDS encoding ribose ABC transporter permease, with the protein product MAADPRRNLFSSMAAKFGIGLTLAVEVIIFSQLSPYFFTAENILNVSLQLSITAIIAAGMTFVILTSGIDLSVGALVALTGVVSASIAKISLPVGVTLPLAIAAGLTIGALSGAFAGVCVTRFSITPFIATLALMTIFRGAAYIFTDGRPIWELPSQFSQLAGGRVYGIPYPTLIMAVVFAVAYVVLKWTRFGRHVYAVGGNKEAARLAGIDTDRVLIGVYVICGVLTSLSGILLASRVNSGQPNAGLMYELDVIAAVVVGGTSLAGGRGSIVGTLLGAVLIGVLRNGLNLLDVNSYVQQVVVGFVILITVMIDQTRKK
- a CDS encoding glycoside hydrolase family 38 C-terminal domain-containing protein, with product MKKMISLCAVLIFPVVLMGQTTVDRVARALDSMAIFQMNDWKMSSNLKYGEVTGDPTQQGFDDSQWQTLKVSQRARVDSCWLRREIVVPEYILGKKVGGTVKFVVAVDEYGYVWINGASKGYFPGDGVFVLSTDAKPGDRFLIAIRAVTTWGRLTLRRAEIETPGTDTIRQVIKDFSLSIRVGQELLSLDTKQSTPYDNKVQDFGIDKSKLDKGEKIKLNGLLQEQAGRLDLDALRAMSMDKFVASLNDVRSHLKPVGTFAKRFTLLFDANAHIDAAWLWRDKETVEVCKNTFTSVLNMMDSHPDFSYTQSAALYYKWMEDKYPDVFKRIQQRVKDGRWEVVGGMWVEPDCNLPSGESWMHHLLISKKYFKEKLDADVTIGWNPDSFGYNWNMPQFYLNAGIDAFITQKLGWNDTNIFPYRVFWWEAPDGSRILTYFPYDYVNEIADPFQLAEWMRQFEANTGFLNMMVLFGVGDHGGGPTVEMLDRIEHLKHLDIYPSIQYCTAAEYLGWLKKQNPRDIPTWNDELYLEYHQGTFTTQAKMKLYNRQNEALLTSAEKFSTLATLYGKSYEHQLINDAWKDVLFNQFHDILPGSGIRENYIDATERHKAAEKEGSYVLKNSLDAIASSINTAKMAKGTPLVVFNPLSWDRTDVAAFKLAEGDTNQYAVFEANGKEIPSQIISTGLLERKIIFVASNIPSVGFRTYELRRQTPAIQARTPLDSSLTIENEFFKVTVGRDSGWVRSIVDKVTGREFLGGNGNKLELLEDKPKQWDAWNIGLTGRENPITLRTIEVVERGPVRTVIRVTHDCLGPSFRRDYPTPDFPSSFFTQDIILYNGIYRVDFKTDVDWWEEHTMLKVAFPLAVTDTVATYEIPYGTIQRSTQLRNSWEKAKVEVPAARWADVSGALCGLSLLNRSKYGYDIKGRTMRLSLLRSPLWPDPTADRGKHSIEYSLYPHPGTWRQANTVGAAYDYNNPLIVISTGVQKGRLASSGSLVQLNSPNLILTVLKKAEDSDAWIVQWYESSGQDSEALLSLPAAPKKVVRSNFLEEDGTPIAVEGRMVRVQTKKNSVVTLKITF